A genomic window from Paramormyrops kingsleyae isolate MSU_618 chromosome 23, PKINGS_0.4, whole genome shotgun sequence includes:
- the LOC111846910 gene encoding transmembrane protein 196 isoform X3 produces MCTSRKIIWSLLVLSVVEIGLGVGSIALGAVGISRVKAEHKAQQGDASPVWSGVCFLICGLCGVHCAKKRTGLVMILFSACCICGLIGGILNFQFVRALVKRPDTLRPLHLAALSLACLGISTCTLSTWLTCRLASSEQQRMFLEREHSLHHSHEMTDKVASHLIGQYEILDNSSNGIPQISYNGRTSPP; encoded by the exons ATGTGTACCAGCCGGAAGATCATCTGGAGTCTGCTGGTGCTCTCCGTGGTGGAGATAGGGCTCGGCGTGGGCAGCATCGCGCTAGGCGCGGTGGGCATCAGCCGGGTGAAAGCGGAGCACAAGGCGCAGCAAGGAGACGCGTCCCCGGTGTGGAGCGGGGTGTGT ttTCTCATCTGCGGACTCTGCGGGGTACATTGTGCCAAGAAAAGGACGGGACTCGTC ATGATATTATTTTCAGCCTGCTGCATCTGTGGGCTGATTGGGGGGATCCTGAATTTCCAGTTTGTGCGGGCGCTGGTCAAGCGGCCCGACACGCTGCGGCCACTGCACCTGGCCGCCCTGAGTCTGGCCTGCTTGGGGATTAGCACCTGCACCTTGTCCACATGGCTCACCTGCCGCCTGGCCAGCAGTGAGCAGCAGAGGATGTTCCTGGAGCGCGAGCACTCGCTGCACCACTCCCACGAGATGACTGACAAGGTAGCCTCTCACCTGATTGGACAATAT GAGATACTGGACAACTCCAGCAATGGGATCCCCCAGATTTCTTACAACGGCAGGACGTCACCTCCGTGA
- the LOC111846910 gene encoding transmembrane protein 196 isoform X1: protein MCTSRKIIWSLLVLSVVEIGLGVGSIALGAVGISRVKAEHKAQQGDASPVWSGVCFLICGLCGVHCAKKRTGLVMILFSACCICGLIGGILNFQFVRALVKRPDTLRPLHLAALSLACLGISTCTLSTWLTCRLASSEQQRMFLEREHSLHHSHEMTDKEILDNSSNGIPQISYNGRTSPP, encoded by the exons ATGTGTACCAGCCGGAAGATCATCTGGAGTCTGCTGGTGCTCTCCGTGGTGGAGATAGGGCTCGGCGTGGGCAGCATCGCGCTAGGCGCGGTGGGCATCAGCCGGGTGAAAGCGGAGCACAAGGCGCAGCAAGGAGACGCGTCCCCGGTGTGGAGCGGGGTGTGT ttTCTCATCTGCGGACTCTGCGGGGTACATTGTGCCAAGAAAAGGACGGGACTCGTC ATGATATTATTTTCAGCCTGCTGCATCTGTGGGCTGATTGGGGGGATCCTGAATTTCCAGTTTGTGCGGGCGCTGGTCAAGCGGCCCGACACGCTGCGGCCACTGCACCTGGCCGCCCTGAGTCTGGCCTGCTTGGGGATTAGCACCTGCACCTTGTCCACATGGCTCACCTGCCGCCTGGCCAGCAGTGAGCAGCAGAGGATGTTCCTGGAGCGCGAGCACTCGCTGCACCACTCCCACGAGATGACTGACAAG GAGATACTGGACAACTCCAGCAATGGGATCCCCCAGATTTCTTACAACGGCAGGACGTCACCTCCGTGA
- the LOC111846910 gene encoding transmembrane protein 196 isoform X2 → MILFSACCICGLIGGILNFQFVRALVKRPDTLRPLHLAALSLACLGISTCTLSTWLTCRLASSEQQRMFLEREHSLHHSHEMTDKEILDNSSNGIPQISYNGRTSPP, encoded by the exons ATGATATTATTTTCAGCCTGCTGCATCTGTGGGCTGATTGGGGGGATCCTGAATTTCCAGTTTGTGCGGGCGCTGGTCAAGCGGCCCGACACGCTGCGGCCACTGCACCTGGCCGCCCTGAGTCTGGCCTGCTTGGGGATTAGCACCTGCACCTTGTCCACATGGCTCACCTGCCGCCTGGCCAGCAGTGAGCAGCAGAGGATGTTCCTGGAGCGCGAGCACTCGCTGCACCACTCCCACGAGATGACTGACAAG GAGATACTGGACAACTCCAGCAATGGGATCCCCCAGATTTCTTACAACGGCAGGACGTCACCTCCGTGA
- the polr1f gene encoding DNA-directed RNA polymerase I subunit RPA43 isoform X1 produces the protein MAKLQQVETEVKNGGPSTEAKAPASGMVGTAGSAGVTPCLPPSFADACQFVSAPYSCLVLDTTRRHVALSPMFLKKKKTGIQEQLNCELLKYSERRVSFPRLMNGVPLAYDSIKVLGQHGDIYDDQGFIHLNIEATFVIFRPRKGQKLLGVINKVGVSHVGCLVHDSFNASIPKPYQVSVEAWRQAGFAVGDTLEFEVFQLDADAAGVLLIRGRLENKRVEELVALSEQGEDVSVEDSVISKEETIEPMAEDSTDCMKTKKKKKKKDKSWDIEAPTDSQVTAEITADTAGIAEVQVNGRDERKRKKHKSRKGSTEAEEVHMDEVPAVLSDEVHSNKKPKKRKREKEYGADLDADSEPPRTKKKKKKKV, from the exons ATGGCGAAGTTGCAGCAGGTGGAGACGGAGGTGAAGAACGGCGGCCCGTCCACAGAGGCCAAGGCTCCGGCATCTGGGATGGTCGGGACGGCGGGGAGCGCGGGTGTGACGCCGTGTTTGCCGCCTAGTTTCGCGGACGCCTGCCAGTTTGTGAGCGCGCCGTACTCGTGCCTGGTGCTGGACACGACCCGGCGGCACGTCGCGCTCTCGCCGATGTtcctgaagaagaagaagacggGCATCCAGGAGCAGCTGAACTGCGAGCTGCTCAAGTACTCCGAGAGGCGCGTCTCATTCCCCAGGCT TATGAACGGGGTGCCCCTAGCCTACGACAGCATTAAAGTCTTGGGACAACACGGGGATATATACGACGACCAAGGGTTCATCCACCTCAACATAGAGGCGACGTTTGTGATCTTTCGGCCCAGAAAAGGACAAAAGCTTTTG GGTGTCATAAACAAAGTGGGAGTGAGTCACGTGGGGTGTCTAGTGCACGACTCGTTCAACGCCTCCATCCCCAAGCCGTACCAGGTCAGCGTGGAGGCTTGGAGGCAGGCCGGCTTCGCTGTGGGCGACACCTTGGAGTTCGAGGTCTTCCAGCTGGACGCAGACGCCGCCGGTGTGCTCCTCATCAGAGGAAGGCTGGAGAATAAAAG GGTTGAAGAGCTGGTGGCCCTCAGTGAACAAGGAGAAGATGTGTCTGTGGAGGACAGTGTCATATCCAAGGAGGAGACCATCGAACCCATGGCTGAGGACTCAACTGACTGCATGAAaaccaagaagaagaagaagaaaaaggacAAATCCTGGGACATTGAGGCCCCAACAGATTCTCAGGTGACAGCGGAAATCACTGCGGACACCGCCGGAATCGCGGAAGTCCAGGTGAACGGGCGTGacgaaagaaaaagaaagaaacacaaAAGTAGAAAAGGCAGCACAGAGGCTGAGGAGGTCCACATGGACGAGGTGCCTGCTGTACTCTCTGACGAAGTCCACAGCAACAAGAAGCCCAAGAAAAGGAAGCGGGAAAAGGAATATGGTGCCGATCTGGATGCGGATTCTGAACCCCCCCGaaccaagaagaagaagaagaagaaggtgtAG
- the polr1f gene encoding DNA-directed RNA polymerase I subunit RPA43 isoform X2 — protein MAKLQQVETEVKNGGPSTEAKAPASGMVGTAGSAGVTPCLPPSFADACQFVSAPYSCLVLDTTRRHVALSPMFLKKKKTGIQEQLNCELLKYSESMNGVPLAYDSIKVLGQHGDIYDDQGFIHLNIEATFVIFRPRKGQKLLGVINKVGVSHVGCLVHDSFNASIPKPYQVSVEAWRQAGFAVGDTLEFEVFQLDADAAGVLLIRGRLENKRVEELVALSEQGEDVSVEDSVISKEETIEPMAEDSTDCMKTKKKKKKKDKSWDIEAPTDSQVTAEITADTAGIAEVQVNGRDERKRKKHKSRKGSTEAEEVHMDEVPAVLSDEVHSNKKPKKRKREKEYGADLDADSEPPRTKKKKKKKV, from the exons ATGGCGAAGTTGCAGCAGGTGGAGACGGAGGTGAAGAACGGCGGCCCGTCCACAGAGGCCAAGGCTCCGGCATCTGGGATGGTCGGGACGGCGGGGAGCGCGGGTGTGACGCCGTGTTTGCCGCCTAGTTTCGCGGACGCCTGCCAGTTTGTGAGCGCGCCGTACTCGTGCCTGGTGCTGGACACGACCCGGCGGCACGTCGCGCTCTCGCCGATGTtcctgaagaagaagaagacggGCATCCAGGAGCAGCTGAACTGCGAGCTGCTCAAGTACTCCGAGAG TATGAACGGGGTGCCCCTAGCCTACGACAGCATTAAAGTCTTGGGACAACACGGGGATATATACGACGACCAAGGGTTCATCCACCTCAACATAGAGGCGACGTTTGTGATCTTTCGGCCCAGAAAAGGACAAAAGCTTTTG GGTGTCATAAACAAAGTGGGAGTGAGTCACGTGGGGTGTCTAGTGCACGACTCGTTCAACGCCTCCATCCCCAAGCCGTACCAGGTCAGCGTGGAGGCTTGGAGGCAGGCCGGCTTCGCTGTGGGCGACACCTTGGAGTTCGAGGTCTTCCAGCTGGACGCAGACGCCGCCGGTGTGCTCCTCATCAGAGGAAGGCTGGAGAATAAAAG GGTTGAAGAGCTGGTGGCCCTCAGTGAACAAGGAGAAGATGTGTCTGTGGAGGACAGTGTCATATCCAAGGAGGAGACCATCGAACCCATGGCTGAGGACTCAACTGACTGCATGAAaaccaagaagaagaagaagaaaaaggacAAATCCTGGGACATTGAGGCCCCAACAGATTCTCAGGTGACAGCGGAAATCACTGCGGACACCGCCGGAATCGCGGAAGTCCAGGTGAACGGGCGTGacgaaagaaaaagaaagaaacacaaAAGTAGAAAAGGCAGCACAGAGGCTGAGGAGGTCCACATGGACGAGGTGCCTGCTGTACTCTCTGACGAAGTCCACAGCAACAAGAAGCCCAAGAAAAGGAAGCGGGAAAAGGAATATGGTGCCGATCTGGATGCGGATTCTGAACCCCCCCGaaccaagaagaagaagaagaagaaggtgtAG